Part of the Pseudomonas sp. P8_241 genome is shown below.
TTGCTCAGTACGTCGTTGAACTTGACGGCCTTAGGCAAGTGATACGCCGGCACCATCTTTTTAACGTATTTGATAACGCTGTTGACCAGCAGGCGCTTGAGTGGCGGCAGCAGGTCGGCAACTTCGGTGACGATGACGTGTTTGACACCGGTCTTCGGCACGACGATTTCGGCCAGGTGCGCCATGTTGGCCAGGCAGACCAGGGCCTTGGCACCAGAGTCGTTGAACTGATGTTCCATTTCCCGCGCGGTATACAGCGGGTTGGTATTGACCACGATCATGCCGGCGCGGATGGCACCGAAGACGGCAACCGGATATTGCAACACATTGGGCAGTTGCACGGCGATTCGATCGCCCGGCTGCAAATCGGTATGCTGTTGCAGATAAGCGGCAAAGGCACCGGATAGTTCGTACAGCTCACCGTAGGTGATTGTCTTGCCCAGGTTGCTGAAAGCCGGTTTGTTGGCGAAGCGTTGGCAGGATTGCTTCAACACTGCCTGAATATTCGGGTACTCGTCTGGATTGATGTCGGCAGCAACCCCAGCTGGGTACTTATCCTTCCAAAAGTCTTCGTTCATGGAAGCCCACTCCTCAGCAACGCGAATTCAGCACCGCATTTGATGCGATTATTATTGGTGTTTGGTCATTGGTGAATCTGGCTGACAGAAGGCCGAGAAGTCACAAAGCGCGCCGAGAGTAGCAGCTTTGCCAAGGGTCGCCTAGAGCCAAAAGCGGCCTCTACAGTCACAATTGTGACTAAAGAATAGCAGGCAGTCATTTTAGAGCAAAAAACCTATAAAGCCCTGAAAGCCACGAATACCGGGGCTTTAGCGTCCGACCAAAAGCATCGCGGGCAAGCCCGCTCCCCCAGGATCTACGTAGATACCTGTGGGAGCGTGGCTTGCCCGCGATCCGCGCGACGCGCGGCCATTCACCCATCAAGCGATATCACGCAACTCCCGGCGCAGGATCTTGCCCACAGGCGTCATCGGCAACGACTCACGCAGCACAATGTGCTTGGGTACTTTGTATGCCGTGAAGTTTTCCTTGCAGTAGGCCTTCAGTTCCTCAAGGCTGACACCCGCTTCACGGGCCACCACAAACAACTTCACCGCCTCCCCCGACCGTTCGTCTGGCACGCCGATGACGGCACAGTTCGCGACTCTCGGGTGAGCCATCACCACATCTTCGATTTCGTTCGGGTACACGTTGAAACCAGAGACGATGATCATGTCTTTCTTGCGATCTACGATGCGCACAAAACCGTCCGGATCGATCACCGCGATGTCCCCGGACTTGAACCAGCCCTCGGCATCCAGAACTTCAGCGGTGGCCTCGGGTTTCTGCCAATAGCCCTTCATGATCTGCGGGCCCTTGATACACAGTTCGCCGCGCTCACCCAAGGGCTGTTCGACGCCCTCATCACTGATCACCTTCAAGGTTGTACCCGGCACCGGCAGGCCGACGGTGCCGATCCGCGACTGTTTGCCGTAGGGATTGGTGCAGGCCACGGGCGAGGTTTCGGTCAGGCCGTAGCCTTCGGTAATGCGGCAACCGGTCAACTGCTCCCAACGCTCAGCGGTTGCCTTGACCAGCGCGGTGCCGCCGGAGTTGGTGAGCTTGAGCGTCGAGAAATCCAGGGTCTTGAAGTCCGGATGATCCATCAGTGCAACGAACAGGGTGTTGAGCCCCAGCAATGCCGAGAACCGCCAGTTCTTAAGCTCCTTGATGAAACCGCCGATGTCCCGTGGATTGGTGATCAGCACGTTGTGGTTGCCCGTCACCATCATGCACATGCAGTTCGCGGTGAATGCATAGATGTGGTACAGCGGAAGCGGCGCGATCATGACCTCCTGGCCTTCGCGCAACAACGGTTGCCCGTCACTGCCGAACTGCCCCAGACAGGCCCGTGCCTGTTGCATATTCGCCACCAGGTTGCCGTGGGTCAGCA
Proteins encoded:
- the fadD2 gene encoding long-chain-fatty-acid--CoA ligase FadD2: MQSDFWNDKRPAGVPLDIDVGAYKSVLEVFERSCKKFADRPAFSNMGVTLTYAELERQSAAFAGFLQAHTDLVPGDRIAVQMPNVLHYPIAVFGALRAGLIVVNTNPLYTAREMRHQFKDSGARALVYLNMFGQKVQEVLPDTDIQYLIEAKMGDLMPTAKGWLVNTMVSKVKKMVPDYNLPQAISFKSALRQGRGVGIKPLSVGLDDIAVLQYTGGTTGLAKGAMLTHGNLVANMQQARACLGQFGSDGQPLLREGQEVMIAPLPLYHIYAFTANCMCMMVTGNHNVLITNPRDIGGFIKELKNWRFSALLGLNTLFVALMDHPDFKTLDFSTLKLTNSGGTALVKATAERWEQLTGCRITEGYGLTETSPVACTNPYGKQSRIGTVGLPVPGTTLKVISDEGVEQPLGERGELCIKGPQIMKGYWQKPEATAEVLDAEGWFKSGDIAVIDPDGFVRIVDRKKDMIIVSGFNVYPNEIEDVVMAHPRVANCAVIGVPDERSGEAVKLFVVAREAGVSLEELKAYCKENFTAYKVPKHIVLRESLPMTPVGKILRRELRDIA